A single genomic interval of Octopus bimaculoides isolate UCB-OBI-ISO-001 chromosome 10, ASM119413v2, whole genome shotgun sequence harbors:
- the LOC106871868 gene encoding clathrin light chain B isoform X3, producing the protein MADFENFESAGDGNVEEDPAADFLAREQTELAGLEDDNFPVADASQPTAGLEDDNPPVEDVTLPTTADGFNTFEESNATVNGLSDADVPQTNGPTDGSGYAAIAQVDKHHREPEKIKLWREEQKKRLEHKDAEEENKKEIWREAAKKELEDWLKNQAEQLIKTKENNRAQEEASMKDREESIAGQEWEKICRLCDFNPKHSKNTKDVSRMRSILLQLKQTPLVR; encoded by the exons ATGGCTGATTTCGAGAATTTCGAGTCTGCTGGTGATGGAAATGTCGAAGAAGACCCTGCTGCTGACTTTTTAGCTCGTGAACAGACAGAACTCGCAGGTCTTGAAGACGACAACTTTCCCGTTGCAGATGCCTCTCAGCCAACTGCAG gtcttgAAGATGACAACCCCCCCGTTGAAGATGTTACTCTTCCAACCACAG CTGATGGGTTTAACACCTTTGAAGAATCAAATGCAACAGTTAATGGTTTGAGTGATGCAGATGTGCCACAG ACTAATGGACCTACAGATGGAAGTGGTTATGCTGCTATAGCTCAAGTTGATAAACACCATCGAGAACCTGAGAAAATCAAGTTGTGGagagaagaacaaaagaaacggCTTGAACACAAGG ATgctgaagaagaaaataagaaggaaatatGGCGTGAAGCTGCAAAGAAAGAGCTTGAAGATTGGTTGAAAAATCAGGCAGAACAGCTTATTAAGACCAAAGAAAACAACCG GGCACAAGAAGAAGCAAGCATGAAGGACCGTGAAGAGAGCATTGCTGGTCAAGAATGGGAGAAAATCTGTCGGCTTTGTGACTTCAACCCTAAGCATTCCAAAAACACAAAAGACGTGTCTCGTATGAGATCAATATTGCTACAGTTGAAGCAAACGCCTCTGGTTCGCTGA
- the LOC106871868 gene encoding clathrin light chain B isoform X4, producing MADFENFESAGDGNVEEDPAADFLAREQTELAGLEDDNFPVADASQPTAADGFNTFEESNATVNGLSDADVPQTNGPTDGSGYAAIAQVDKHHREPEKIKLWREEQKKRLEHKDAEEENKKEIWREAAKKELEDWLKNQAEQLIKTKENNRAAAAAELADITCGAQEEASMKDREESIAGQEWEKICRLCDFNPKHSKNTKDVSRMRSILLQLKQTPLVR from the exons ATGGCTGATTTCGAGAATTTCGAGTCTGCTGGTGATGGAAATGTCGAAGAAGACCCTGCTGCTGACTTTTTAGCTCGTGAACAGACAGAACTCGCAGGTCTTGAAGACGACAACTTTCCCGTTGCAGATGCCTCTCAGCCAACTGCAG CTGATGGGTTTAACACCTTTGAAGAATCAAATGCAACAGTTAATGGTTTGAGTGATGCAGATGTGCCACAG ACTAATGGACCTACAGATGGAAGTGGTTATGCTGCTATAGCTCAAGTTGATAAACACCATCGAGAACCTGAGAAAATCAAGTTGTGGagagaagaacaaaagaaacggCTTGAACACAAGG ATgctgaagaagaaaataagaaggaaatatGGCGTGAAGCTGCAAAGAAAGAGCTTGAAGATTGGTTGAAAAATCAGGCAGAACAGCTTATTAAGACCAAAGAAAACAACCG AGCTGCTGCCGCAGCCGAGCTTGCAGACATCACTTGTGG GGCACAAGAAGAAGCAAGCATGAAGGACCGTGAAGAGAGCATTGCTGGTCAAGAATGGGAGAAAATCTGTCGGCTTTGTGACTTCAACCCTAAGCATTCCAAAAACACAAAAGACGTGTCTCGTATGAGATCAATATTGCTACAGTTGAAGCAAACGCCTCTGGTTCGCTGA
- the LOC106871868 gene encoding clathrin light chain B isoform X1, with protein sequence MADFENFESAGDGNVEEDPAADFLAREQTELAGLEDDNFPVADASQPTAGLEDDNPPVEDVTLPTTADGFNTFEESNATVNGLSDADVPQTNGPTDGSGYAAIAQVDKHHREPEKIKLWREEQKKRLEHKDAEEENKKEIWREAAKKELEDWLKNQAEQLIKTKENNRAAAAAELADITCGAQEEASMKDREESIAGQEWEKICRLCDFNPKHSKNTKDVSRMRSILLQLKQTPLVR encoded by the exons ATGGCTGATTTCGAGAATTTCGAGTCTGCTGGTGATGGAAATGTCGAAGAAGACCCTGCTGCTGACTTTTTAGCTCGTGAACAGACAGAACTCGCAGGTCTTGAAGACGACAACTTTCCCGTTGCAGATGCCTCTCAGCCAACTGCAG gtcttgAAGATGACAACCCCCCCGTTGAAGATGTTACTCTTCCAACCACAG CTGATGGGTTTAACACCTTTGAAGAATCAAATGCAACAGTTAATGGTTTGAGTGATGCAGATGTGCCACAG ACTAATGGACCTACAGATGGAAGTGGTTATGCTGCTATAGCTCAAGTTGATAAACACCATCGAGAACCTGAGAAAATCAAGTTGTGGagagaagaacaaaagaaacggCTTGAACACAAGG ATgctgaagaagaaaataagaaggaaatatGGCGTGAAGCTGCAAAGAAAGAGCTTGAAGATTGGTTGAAAAATCAGGCAGAACAGCTTATTAAGACCAAAGAAAACAACCG AGCTGCTGCCGCAGCCGAGCTTGCAGACATCACTTGTGG GGCACAAGAAGAAGCAAGCATGAAGGACCGTGAAGAGAGCATTGCTGGTCAAGAATGGGAGAAAATCTGTCGGCTTTGTGACTTCAACCCTAAGCATTCCAAAAACACAAAAGACGTGTCTCGTATGAGATCAATATTGCTACAGTTGAAGCAAACGCCTCTGGTTCGCTGA
- the LOC106871868 gene encoding clathrin light chain B isoform X2 has product MADFENFESAGDGNVEEDPAADFLAREQTELAGLEDDNFPVADASQPTAGLEDDNPPVEDVTLPTTADGFNTFEESNATVNGLSDADVPQTNGPTDGSGYAAIAQVDKHHREPEKIKLWREEQKKRLEHKDAEEENKKEIWREAAKKELEDWLKNQAEQLIKTKENNRHAEALEKKKAQEEASMKDREESIAGQEWEKICRLCDFNPKHSKNTKDVSRMRSILLQLKQTPLVR; this is encoded by the exons ATGGCTGATTTCGAGAATTTCGAGTCTGCTGGTGATGGAAATGTCGAAGAAGACCCTGCTGCTGACTTTTTAGCTCGTGAACAGACAGAACTCGCAGGTCTTGAAGACGACAACTTTCCCGTTGCAGATGCCTCTCAGCCAACTGCAG gtcttgAAGATGACAACCCCCCCGTTGAAGATGTTACTCTTCCAACCACAG CTGATGGGTTTAACACCTTTGAAGAATCAAATGCAACAGTTAATGGTTTGAGTGATGCAGATGTGCCACAG ACTAATGGACCTACAGATGGAAGTGGTTATGCTGCTATAGCTCAAGTTGATAAACACCATCGAGAACCTGAGAAAATCAAGTTGTGGagagaagaacaaaagaaacggCTTGAACACAAGG ATgctgaagaagaaaataagaaggaaatatGGCGTGAAGCTGCAAAGAAAGAGCTTGAAGATTGGTTGAAAAATCAGGCAGAACAGCTTATTAAGACCAAAGAAAACAACCG GCATGCAGAGGCTTTggagaaaaaaaa GGCACAAGAAGAAGCAAGCATGAAGGACCGTGAAGAGAGCATTGCTGGTCAAGAATGGGAGAAAATCTGTCGGCTTTGTGACTTCAACCCTAAGCATTCCAAAAACACAAAAGACGTGTCTCGTATGAGATCAATATTGCTACAGTTGAAGCAAACGCCTCTGGTTCGCTGA